A stretch of DNA from Anaerohalosphaeraceae bacterium:
CCAGTTCAGAACAAAGGGATAGATGAAATTGGACAGGCCGCCGGTGGCGGTAAGCCAGCGAAGGGTGCGGCGGAGGATGCGCCGGGGAGAATAAAACCTGCGGATAACCCAGTCGGTACCGGCCTGCAGCTGGGCGGCGGACATAAGTCTCGGCTGGAAAACGACATGGCGATAGTCGTAATGCTCCCAGTCGGAGTCGGTGATGCGGGGGTTGAGTTCCTCATAAAGCGGGGTGCCGGGCAGCGGAGTGAGGATGGAAACCTGGATGGCATCGATGCCGATCTTTTCGAGTAAGTCCAGTGTTGACTGGAAGATATGAACATCGTCATTGTCGAATCCGAAGATGATGCCTGCTTCGAGAAAGATGCCGTATCGATGGATGGTTTCGACGGCTTTTTTGTAATGGGATGGGACGTTAAATCCTTTTTCCGTAAGGGTTAAGGCGGACCGGCTGAAGGATTCCAGACCGATGAAAAGGCCGACGCAGCCGGCTTTCTGAAGCCAGGACAGCAGTTCTGGGTCGTCGGCGATTTCAATGGAGGCCTGGGTAATCCATTTTTTCTTCAGGGGTTCTAACTCCTTTAAGAGACAGAGGATATAATCACGGTTCTGGGTGAGGTTGTCGTCCACGAACATAAAGAAGCGGGAGGGAAAAGAGCGGATTTCGGCGATGACTTCGGGGATAGGTCGGCAATAATGCTGAGATTTATATAAGATTCCAATAGAGCAGAACTTACAGCGGTTTCGACAACCCATTGTCGCGTAGGTCGCATAGGTTGTGGAGTATTTGCTTTTGTCGAGGAGATGGCGGGGTAGGGAAGCGGGAACCTGGCCGGCTGGATTTCCGTAATATCTTTTCTGCAAACGATTTGCGCGAAGGTCTTCGAGGAGTTTTGGCCAGGCATCCATGGCGGGACCGATGACGACGGCGTCGCAATGCTGCAGGGCCAGATCAGGGTTGAGGGTGGGGAAGAAGCCGCCGAGGACGACAGGGATGTTATCCTTTCTGTAGTGGTCAGCCAACTCGAAAGCACGAGGGGTAGTAGATGTCATGCAGGTGATGCCGACCAGGTCAAAATCAGTGCCGGGGGGTACATCGTCGATTTGCTCATCCACGAGCGTAATCTGAGCGTCATAAGGGCTTAATTTAACAAGAGTTAGGAGAGAGAGCATGGAGAAGCGGAATGTCCTGCCGTTGAAAAGCTTCCTTCTGCCGACCTTGCGCCAGTAGCCCGATGCCGGAGAAATCAGGAGTATCTTCATAAGATTTTGTTCCTTTCTAAGCTTTTGTATTTCAATGAGTTATGAATTTCGACGCATTCTGTAGAGTATAATAAGCAAGGAGTGTGCCAAAAATTGTGTTTTGGTTTAAGTGGTTATGAACAAAAAGGATACAGAATTTTCTTCGCGAAGACGGATTTTGGTTTTGGTTTTGTGATTGACAAAAAATGTATACACGATATACATAAAATGTATATGAGAAAATTAATAAATAAAGATAGACAATTCTTTAATTTGGTAACAGAAGCCACCTTTTCGAATCCATTTAGTCCGGACCGTGAGGCCATCGACCAGCGGATTACGGGTCTGGATTCTTCGAAACCGAGGTCGCAGGTTCTGGATGAAGAAATCCGTTTAACCCGTCAGCGGTTGGCGGATTTGGACCGAGGGAAACGGTGTCGGCTGGAGGATTTCGAAGGGCCGGACCGCGACCTGATGAAGTATGTGTTTTTGTTTGTGATTTATCATCAGTGGGCGGAGGCGTTTGACAAACTGATTGCACAGCAGGCAACAGCGGGCGAGCACAATATAAAGGTCTGGTTTGCGACGG
This window harbors:
- a CDS encoding radical SAM protein, which encodes MKILLISPASGYWRKVGRRKLFNGRTFRFSMLSLLTLVKLSPYDAQITLVDEQIDDVPPGTDFDLVGITCMTSTTPRAFELADHYRKDNIPVVLGGFFPTLNPDLALQHCDAVVIGPAMDAWPKLLEDLRANRLQKRYYGNPAGQVPASLPRHLLDKSKYSTTYATYATMGCRNRCKFCSIGILYKSQHYCRPIPEVIAEIRSFPSRFFMFVDDNLTQNRDYILCLLKELEPLKKKWITQASIEIADDPELLSWLQKAGCVGLFIGLESFSRSALTLTEKGFNVPSHYKKAVETIHRYGIFLEAGIIFGFDNDDVHIFQSTLDLLEKIGIDAIQVSILTPLPGTPLYEELNPRITDSDWEHYDYRHVVFQPRLMSAAQLQAGTDWVIRRFYSPRRILRRTLRWLTATGGLSNFIYPFVLNWAYFGRVISFKIKGYNPAQQPLSFVPNPIPAKNLQPTFLS